In Streptomyces sp. NBC_00306, a single genomic region encodes these proteins:
- a CDS encoding methyltransferase domain-containing protein, whose protein sequence is MRQELVARQLDEQIAGRFPVGQRLRILDVGMGQGTQALRLARAGHSVTGLESDAEMVAMARQTLATEPEGIRERFRLIEGDGRETGAHFLPGAFDVVLCHGVLMYVQEPDAMLAGLARVLAPGGLLSLLVRNADALAMRPGLAGDFPAALAAFGSDSYTNRLGLPGRADRLGALTATLAGIAAPLHAWYGVRVFTDGADNDADLPAPEDLDRLLAAEDRAGRTEPYKRVAALLHLCGVRG, encoded by the coding sequence GTGCGGCAGGAACTGGTCGCACGGCAGCTGGACGAGCAGATAGCCGGCCGCTTCCCGGTGGGACAGCGGCTGCGGATCCTCGACGTCGGAATGGGCCAGGGCACGCAGGCCCTGCGCCTCGCACGGGCCGGACACTCGGTGACCGGTCTGGAGTCCGACGCCGAGATGGTCGCCATGGCGCGGCAGACGCTCGCGACCGAGCCCGAGGGCATCCGTGAGCGGTTCCGCCTGATCGAGGGCGACGGCCGCGAGACGGGGGCGCACTTCCTGCCCGGCGCGTTCGACGTGGTGCTCTGCCACGGGGTGCTGATGTACGTGCAGGAGCCCGACGCCATGCTTGCCGGGCTCGCCCGGGTGCTGGCACCCGGCGGACTGCTCTCCCTGCTGGTGCGCAACGCCGACGCCCTGGCCATGCGCCCGGGGCTGGCCGGAGACTTTCCCGCCGCGCTGGCCGCCTTCGGCTCGGACTCCTACACCAACCGGCTGGGGCTGCCCGGACGGGCCGACCGGCTCGGCGCGCTGACCGCGACGCTGGCCGGGATCGCGGCGCCGCTGCACGCCTGGTACGGCGTGCGGGTCTTCACCGACGGGGCGGACAACGACGCGGACCTGCCGGCCCCCGAGGACCTGGACCGACTGCTGGCCGCCGAGGACCGGGCCGGGCGGACCGAACCGTACAAGCGGGTCGCGGCGCTGCTGCACCTGTGCGGCGTACGCGGCTGA
- the pspAA gene encoding PspA-associated protein PspAA encodes MIVRIMGEGQVSVADSHLAELNRLDDELLAEMQSGDGPGFRRTLHALLERIRELGEPLPDDSLEPSELILPAPDATLEDVRKLLRDDGLIPG; translated from the coding sequence ATGATCGTACGGATCATGGGGGAGGGCCAGGTGAGCGTGGCGGACAGCCACCTCGCCGAGCTCAACAGGCTGGACGACGAACTGCTCGCCGAGATGCAGAGCGGGGACGGCCCTGGCTTCCGGCGCACGCTCCACGCGCTCCTGGAGAGAATCCGCGAGCTCGGCGAGCCTCTGCCGGACGACTCCCTGGAGCCGTCCGAGCTGATTCTCCCGGCGCCCGACGCGACGCTCGAGGACGTACGGAAGCTGCTCCGCGACGACGGTCTGATCCCCGGCTGA
- a CDS encoding response regulator transcription factor: MTIRVLLADDQTLLRSAFRVLVDSEPDMLVVGEAADGAEAVTLARSEKADVVLMDIRMPGTDGLAATRMISADPGLSHVRVVMLTTFEVDEYVVQSLRAGASGFLGKGAEPDELLNAIRIAAAGEALLSPVATKGLIAKFLAQGGPSDDGPDSEAYSERLAALTVREREVLVLVGGGHSNDEIATRLAVSPLTVKTHVNRAMAKLGARDRAQLVVIAYESGLVRPRVE; the protein is encoded by the coding sequence ATGACGATCAGGGTGCTGCTGGCCGACGACCAGACCCTGCTGCGCAGCGCGTTCCGGGTCCTCGTGGACTCCGAGCCCGACATGCTGGTCGTCGGGGAGGCCGCCGACGGCGCCGAGGCGGTCACGCTCGCCCGGTCGGAGAAGGCCGATGTCGTCCTGATGGACATCCGGATGCCCGGCACCGACGGTCTCGCGGCGACCCGCATGATCAGCGCGGACCCCGGACTGTCGCATGTACGGGTCGTCATGCTGACCACCTTCGAGGTGGACGAGTACGTCGTGCAGTCGCTGCGGGCCGGCGCCTCCGGCTTCCTCGGCAAGGGCGCCGAACCGGACGAACTGCTCAATGCCATCCGCATCGCTGCGGCCGGTGAGGCGCTGCTCTCGCCCGTCGCGACCAAGGGCCTGATCGCCAAGTTCCTCGCGCAGGGCGGCCCTTCGGACGACGGCCCGGATTCCGAGGCGTACTCGGAACGGCTCGCGGCCCTCACTGTGCGGGAGCGCGAGGTCCTCGTCCTGGTCGGCGGAGGCCACTCCAACGACGAGATCGCCACCCGCCTCGCCGTCAGCCCGCTGACGGTGAAAACGCACGTGAACCGGGCCATGGCCAAGCTCGGCGCCCGCGACCGGGCCCAGCTCGTCGTCATCGCCTATGAATCGGGTCTGGTCCGTCCAAGGGTGGAGTGA
- a CDS encoding bifunctional adenosylcobinamide kinase/adenosylcobinamide-phosphate guanylyltransferase has product MELTLLGTGAPAGLPRPDCPCAVCATARGARARAATALLVDGALLLDLTPGAALAAARAGHSLVGVRQVLLTHPHDGPAVDLPAGLPTAGRVPDGRELTLISGHRVRAVPMDHPGTGYEVTSPEGERLLYLPPSGGPAGLAEGLAAYEMVVADVIGRPDAIARLRASGAIGATTDVIAVHIDHDVPGGPELDRRLAAAGARTVPDGTTLIVGEYHAVPDLPRRTLVTGGARSGKSVEAERRLETFPDVVYVATGGTREGDTEWASRVAQHRDRRPGAWRTAETCDLAPLLREEGPPLLIDCLSLWLTDAMDRVGAWDDETWRESGERALRERVTELVAAVRETPRTVVAVTNEVGSGVVPATPAGRRFRDELGRLNAAFAAECEHLLLVVAGQALVLRS; this is encoded by the coding sequence GTGGAACTGACTCTGCTCGGCACCGGCGCGCCCGCCGGACTCCCCCGGCCCGACTGCCCGTGCGCCGTGTGCGCCACCGCGCGCGGGGCTCGCGCGCGGGCCGCGACCGCGCTGCTCGTGGACGGGGCCCTGCTGCTCGACCTCACCCCCGGCGCCGCGCTCGCCGCAGCGCGTGCGGGGCATTCGCTCGTCGGCGTACGGCAGGTGCTGCTCACGCACCCCCATGACGGGCCCGCGGTCGATCTGCCCGCCGGGCTGCCCACGGCCGGGCGGGTGCCCGACGGCCGGGAGCTGACGCTGATCAGCGGGCACCGGGTGCGCGCCGTGCCGATGGACCACCCCGGCACCGGGTACGAGGTGACCTCGCCGGAGGGCGAACGCCTGCTGTATCTGCCGCCGTCCGGCGGTCCCGCCGGACTCGCCGAAGGGCTCGCCGCGTACGAGATGGTCGTCGCGGATGTGATCGGACGCCCCGACGCGATCGCCCGGCTGCGCGCCTCCGGGGCGATCGGCGCGACGACCGACGTCATCGCGGTCCACATCGACCACGACGTGCCCGGTGGTCCCGAGCTGGACCGCCGGCTCGCCGCCGCCGGCGCCCGGACCGTGCCCGACGGGACGACGCTGATCGTCGGCGAGTACCACGCCGTGCCGGACCTGCCCCGCCGCACGCTGGTGACCGGCGGTGCGCGCTCGGGGAAGTCGGTCGAGGCCGAGCGCAGGCTGGAGACGTTCCCCGACGTGGTGTACGTGGCCACCGGCGGGACCCGCGAGGGGGACACCGAGTGGGCGTCGAGGGTCGCCCAGCACCGGGACCGCCGCCCGGGAGCCTGGCGTACGGCGGAGACCTGCGATCTGGCGCCCCTGCTGAGGGAGGAGGGTCCGCCGCTGTTGATCGACTGTCTGTCGCTCTGGCTGACCGATGCGATGGACCGGGTCGGCGCGTGGGACGACGAGACCTGGCGGGAGAGCGGCGAGCGGGCGCTGCGCGAACGGGTCACCGAACTCGTCGCCGCCGTACGGGAAACGCCCCGTACCGTCGTCGCGGTGACGAACGAGGTGGGCTCCGGTGTCGTCCCCGCCACCCCGGCCGGCCGCCGGTTCCGCGACGAACTGGGCCGTCTCAACGCCGCCTTCGCCGCCGAGTGCGAGCATCTGCTGCTCGTCGTCGCAGGCCAGGCCCTGGTGCTCCGCAGCTGA
- a CDS encoding sensor histidine kinase: MTSLATGFARTQRWLREHPLAFDGALAAAVLVCMVVGSFADPNGEHGPKFGGRTPEVRSVVLMVLVSAALVFRRRNSMGVLIFTAAVSVVELVLGDPAAPVAMSAVIALYTVASRTDRPTTWRVGLLTMGVLTGSAMLFGSTPWYTQENVGIFAWTGMAAAAGDAVRSRRAFVDAIRERAERAERTREEEARRRVAEERLRIARDLHDVVAHHIALVNVQAGVAAHVMDKRPDQAKEALAHVREASRSALNELRATVGLLRQSGDPEAPTEPAPGLDVLDELVTTFRQAGLPVEVARADDGDRAPAAVDLAAYRIIQEALTNVQKHAGPDAKAEVSVIRVGPTLEVTVLDNGNEPDGRTDGGGHGLLGMRERVTALGGALSAGPRYGGGFRVQAILPFKARTGEDT; the protein is encoded by the coding sequence GTGACCTCACTCGCCACCGGGTTCGCCCGCACCCAGCGCTGGCTCCGCGAGCACCCTCTGGCGTTCGACGGAGCGCTGGCCGCCGCGGTGCTGGTGTGCATGGTCGTCGGCTCGTTCGCGGACCCGAACGGGGAGCACGGCCCGAAGTTCGGCGGCCGCACCCCCGAGGTGCGCAGCGTGGTGCTGATGGTGCTGGTCTCCGCCGCGCTGGTCTTCCGCCGCCGCAACTCCATGGGCGTCCTGATCTTCACCGCCGCGGTGTCCGTCGTCGAGCTCGTCCTCGGGGACCCCGCGGCCCCCGTCGCGATGAGCGCCGTGATCGCCCTCTACACCGTCGCGTCCCGCACCGACCGCCCCACGACCTGGCGGGTCGGCCTGCTCACCATGGGGGTGCTCACCGGTTCGGCCATGCTGTTCGGCTCGACGCCCTGGTACACGCAGGAGAACGTCGGCATCTTCGCCTGGACCGGCATGGCGGCCGCCGCCGGCGACGCCGTGCGCAGCCGCCGGGCCTTCGTCGACGCCATACGGGAACGGGCCGAGCGCGCCGAGCGGACCCGCGAGGAGGAGGCCCGGCGCCGGGTCGCCGAGGAGCGGCTGCGGATCGCCCGCGACCTCCACGACGTGGTCGCGCACCACATCGCCCTGGTCAATGTGCAGGCCGGCGTTGCCGCGCATGTCATGGACAAGCGCCCCGACCAGGCCAAGGAAGCGCTCGCGCATGTGCGCGAGGCCAGCCGCTCGGCCCTCAACGAACTGCGGGCCACCGTCGGCCTGCTGCGCCAGTCCGGCGACCCGGAGGCGCCCACCGAACCCGCGCCGGGGCTCGATGTGCTCGATGAGCTGGTCACCACCTTCCGGCAGGCGGGCCTCCCCGTCGAGGTCGCCCGTGCCGACGACGGCGACCGGGCCCCCGCGGCCGTCGACCTCGCCGCGTACCGGATCATCCAGGAGGCGCTGACCAATGTGCAGAAGCACGCGGGCCCGGACGCCAAGGCCGAGGTGAGCGTGATCCGTGTCGGCCCGACCCTGGAGGTCACGGTGCTGGACAACGGCAACGAGCCCGACGGCCGGACGGACGGCGGCGGTCACGGTCTGCTCGGCATGCGCGAGCGGGTCACCGCACTCGGCGGCGCGCTCAGCGCGGGCCCTCGCTACGGCGGCGGATTCCGTGTCCAGGCGATACTGCCCTTCAAGGCCCGCACGGGGGAGGACACATGA
- a CDS encoding DUF3043 domain-containing protein, with protein sequence MFRSRAKEEKAPTDKVTADLSKQPRSPEAPKGRPTPKRSEAQSQRRRASTAPADRKEAMKRQREARRADLAKQREALASGDERYLPVRDKGPVRRFVRDFVDSRFCIAEFFLPLAVVILVLSMVRVGQLQNISLLLWLGVIVMIIIDSIGLVFRLRKQLAERFPDEPKRGAVAYGLMRTLQMRRLRLPKPQVKRGERP encoded by the coding sequence GTGTTCCGTAGCCGTGCCAAGGAAGAGAAGGCCCCCACCGACAAGGTGACGGCGGACCTCTCCAAGCAGCCCCGCAGCCCCGAGGCCCCGAAGGGCCGCCCCACGCCCAAGCGCAGTGAGGCCCAGTCCCAGCGCCGCCGTGCCTCCACGGCGCCGGCCGACCGCAAGGAGGCCATGAAGCGCCAGCGGGAAGCCCGCCGCGCCGACCTGGCCAAGCAGCGCGAGGCCCTCGCGAGTGGTGACGAGCGGTATCTGCCCGTCCGCGACAAGGGGCCCGTGCGCCGCTTCGTCCGCGACTTCGTCGACTCCCGCTTCTGCATCGCCGAGTTCTTCCTGCCGCTCGCGGTGGTCATCCTCGTGCTGAGCATGGTCCGCGTGGGCCAGCTCCAGAACATCTCGCTGCTGCTCTGGCTCGGCGTGATCGTGATGATCATCATCGACTCGATCGGCCTGGTCTTCCGGCTCCGCAAGCAGCTCGCCGAGCGCTTCCCGGACGAGCCCAAGCGCGGCGCCGTCGCGTACGGCCTGATGCGCACGCTCCAGATGCGCCGCCTGCGTCTGCCCAAGCCTCAGGTCAAGCGCGGAGAGCGGCCCTGA
- a CDS encoding ABC transporter ATP-binding protein, which yields MTGKPARSSTGTSDDKPPVKLPARQTWRALYTHFRPHRWTVALGASFTLVGTVGGLAQPLAAKTLVDRLGEDESITAILLLLTGLVVVGTAIEAVGAYILERTAESVVLAARRTLIGRLLRLRLPEVERTQPGDLMSRVTSDTTLLRAVTTQSIVSAATGGLAFVATIVMMGVMDPVLLGVTLGVIVLIGGCVALVMPKIAHATRRSQEAVGEISTVLERAFGAFRTLKASGAEERETEIVAKAAREAWRHGIRSAKWQSVAWSSVGLAVQVSFLAVLGIGGARVASGAISVSTLVAFLLFLFYLIDPVSRLVEAASQYQVGSAAIARIVEAERLETEELETEELGKAPTAAAVATTGPASVVFEDVTFRYRDELPYVHHGVSFAVPGAGMTAFVGPSGAGKTTVFGLIERFYEPTGGRVFLDGRDVRDWPLTQLRAAIGYVEQDAPVLAGTLRENLVFAAPDATEEQIQDVLVRARLDALVRRLPDGLETLVGHRGSKLSGGERQRVAIARALLRRPRLLLLDEATSQLDAVNEMALRDVVTEVSREVTVLVVAHRLSTVTLADRIVVMDAGRVRAVGTHAELVAGDPLYGELAATQFLASAPGAP from the coding sequence ATGACCGGTAAGCCCGCCCGGAGTTCGACCGGAACGTCCGACGACAAGCCCCCCGTGAAGCTTCCCGCCCGCCAGACCTGGCGGGCGCTGTACACCCACTTCCGCCCGCACCGCTGGACCGTCGCGCTCGGGGCGTCGTTCACGCTCGTCGGCACGGTCGGCGGGCTGGCCCAGCCGCTCGCGGCCAAGACACTGGTCGACCGGCTCGGCGAGGACGAGTCGATCACCGCGATCCTGCTGCTGCTCACCGGCCTGGTGGTCGTCGGCACCGCGATCGAGGCCGTCGGCGCGTACATCCTGGAACGCACCGCCGAGTCCGTGGTGCTGGCCGCCCGCCGCACCCTGATCGGGCGGCTGCTGCGGCTGCGGCTCCCGGAGGTGGAGCGCACCCAGCCAGGCGATCTGATGTCCCGGGTCACCTCGGACACCACCCTGCTGCGCGCCGTGACCACCCAGTCGATCGTCTCGGCGGCGACCGGCGGACTCGCCTTCGTCGCCACCATCGTGATGATGGGCGTGATGGACCCGGTGCTGCTCGGCGTCACCCTCGGGGTCATCGTGCTGATCGGCGGCTGCGTGGCCCTGGTGATGCCGAAGATCGCGCATGCGACACGGCGTTCGCAGGAGGCGGTCGGAGAGATCTCGACCGTCCTGGAGCGGGCCTTCGGGGCCTTTCGCACACTGAAGGCCTCCGGCGCCGAGGAGCGCGAGACGGAGATCGTGGCGAAGGCGGCGCGGGAGGCGTGGCGGCACGGCATCCGGTCCGCGAAGTGGCAGTCGGTGGCGTGGTCGTCGGTGGGTCTCGCGGTGCAGGTGTCGTTCCTCGCGGTGCTCGGCATCGGCGGGGCGCGGGTCGCCTCGGGCGCGATCTCGGTGTCGACGCTGGTGGCGTTCCTGCTGTTCCTCTTCTATCTGATCGACCCGGTGTCCCGGCTGGTGGAGGCGGCCTCCCAGTACCAGGTGGGATCGGCGGCCATCGCGCGGATTGTGGAGGCGGAGCGGCTGGAGACGGAGGAGCTGGAGACGGAGGAGCTGGGGAAGGCGCCGACGGCCGCGGCCGTGGCCACCACCGGCCCGGCGTCCGTGGTCTTCGAGGACGTGACCTTCCGGTACCGCGACGAGCTCCCCTACGTCCATCACGGTGTCTCCTTCGCCGTGCCGGGCGCGGGCATGACCGCGTTCGTCGGCCCGTCGGGCGCCGGAAAGACGACCGTCTTCGGCCTGATCGAGCGCTTCTACGAGCCGACCGGCGGCCGCGTGTTCCTCGACGGACGGGATGTCCGGGACTGGCCGCTGACCCAGCTGCGCGCCGCGATCGGCTATGTCGAGCAGGACGCCCCGGTGCTGGCCGGAACGCTGCGGGAGAACCTGGTCTTCGCCGCGCCCGACGCGACCGAGGAGCAGATTCAGGACGTGCTCGTACGGGCCAGGCTGGACGCCCTCGTACGGCGGCTGCCTGACGGGCTGGAGACACTCGTCGGCCATCGCGGCTCCAAGCTGTCGGGCGGCGAGCGGCAGCGGGTGGCGATCGCGCGTGCGCTGCTGCGCCGGCCGCGGCTGCTTCTGCTCGACGAGGCGACCTCGCAGCTGGACGCGGTCAACGAGATGGCGCTGCGGGACGTGGTCACCGAGGTGTCCCGCGAGGTCACGGTGCTGGTGGTCGCCCACCGGCTGTCCACCGTGACGCTGGCGGACCGGATCGTGGTGATGGACGCGGGCAGGGTGCGGGCGGTGGGCACGCACGCGGAGCTCGTGGCGGGCGATCCGCTCTACGGCGAACTGGCGGCGACGCAGTTCCTGGCGTCGGCCCCGGGGGCCCCCTGA
- a CDS encoding PspA/IM30 family protein, producing the protein MSGVMKRMGMIFRAKANKALDRAEDPRETLDYSYQKQLELLQKVRRGVADVATSRKRLELQLNQLQGQSTKLEDQGRKALALGREDLAREALSRRAALQQQVTDLETQHQTLQGEEEKLTLAAQRLQAKVDAFRTKKETIKATYTAAQAQTRIGEAFSGISEEMGDVGQAIQRAEDKTAQLQARAGAIDELLASGALDDPTGMAKDDIAAELDRISGGTDVELELQRMKAELAGGSSSQQAIEGGDGRQDAAPQQNTPKFDKQ; encoded by the coding sequence ATGAGCGGTGTCATGAAGCGTATGGGGATGATCTTCCGCGCGAAGGCAAACAAGGCCCTCGACAGGGCCGAGGATCCGCGCGAGACCCTCGATTACTCCTACCAGAAGCAGCTGGAGCTGCTGCAGAAGGTGCGTCGCGGAGTCGCCGATGTGGCGACCTCCCGCAAGCGCCTGGAACTGCAGCTGAACCAGCTCCAGGGGCAGTCCACCAAGCTGGAGGACCAGGGCCGCAAGGCGCTGGCGCTCGGCCGGGAGGACCTGGCCCGCGAGGCGCTCTCCCGCCGTGCCGCGCTCCAGCAGCAGGTCACGGACCTGGAGACGCAGCACCAGACGCTGCAGGGCGAGGAGGAGAAGCTCACCCTCGCGGCCCAGCGTCTGCAGGCCAAGGTCGACGCCTTCCGTACGAAGAAGGAGACCATCAAGGCCACGTACACGGCCGCCCAGGCACAGACCCGGATCGGCGAGGCCTTCTCCGGCATCTCCGAGGAGATGGGCGACGTCGGCCAGGCGATCCAGCGGGCCGAGGACAAGACCGCGCAGCTCCAGGCCCGCGCCGGTGCGATCGACGAGCTCCTCGCCTCCGGCGCGCTCGACGATCCGACCGGTATGGCGAAGGACGACATCGCCGCCGAGCTGGACCGCATCTCCGGTGGTACGGATGTGGAGCTGGAGCTGCAGCGGATGAAGGCCGAGCTCGCCGGCGGCTCCTCCTCGCAGCAGGCCATCGAGGGCGGCGACGGCCGGCAGGACGCCGCTCCGCAGCAGAACACCCCGAAGTTCGACAAGCAGTAG